In Sardina pilchardus chromosome 8, fSarPil1.1, whole genome shotgun sequence, the genomic window tggtcgggctgttttagaacgttgtgaacgacacatcgcaagtcgtgaagcatgtcacattataagattcccTCCGCGTTTGATGTCATGCCCGAtcatttgaaatcggatacgacgctgtaaaacttgtcggtcacgacaaatggccaaaatcgggctaatatcgtgtaatctgaccaggccataacaTCTGCCTTGTCAGATTGCAGCCATACCTTTGCCTGGTGATTTGCACATGCAAGATGCAATGACGATGCATCACTTGTTGGAGGTAACATTTCCATTGCCTTTTTGCATTtctgaaacaagtcatgtctagccctgtcaatacccaaagatgtgcatGGTGCTTTGTACAGATGGCACAAAAACTCCTCAACGTCACCTTGAGGCCCATCCCAACCAACACCATGTAACAGTTCTGGGTGTTGCAAATACACAGTCCAACATGACTTCTTCCCATGTccagcaaatgaggagacagtATCGCAACCAGTTAGGGCATGGAAGCCGAGTACATTATCCACAACTACCCGAGGTAGTTCTCATTGATAAGGTGGACTGGGTAGCACTCATATTCCTTGGAAGTCCCACTCATCATCCACACCTTGCAGACTTGGTCCCTAGTGAAGtgaagaggcagaaggaggagatcTGTTTCACGGCACTTCACAATGATGATTTCGTACCCAGCATTAATTACTTCCAGCATATGTAGGATGATGCGTGTGTCAGCCTCCTCATGGTTTGCCTGTAGACCATGAATAATTCCACGTGGAAAGTGTGCAATACAGTCTCTACTCTCGGTTTTTATTTCctaatgatgtcattatttcttgtCATCCGCAAAACTGAAGATTGTTTTATGTAACTAATCACCTAACCGTGTGTTCACATCAGAAGCAACCAGAGTGACGAAAGTCATTATTTCTCTGCAAATAGGGTGGCCATAGCAAATTCGGTGACAAGGCaagttttattgatatagtgcatttcatacaggggagctcaatgtgcctcaaataaaacaaaataataaagcgaAACGAATTGGGTGACCAGATCGAAAAAGTTAAAAGTCTGAATATGCTGATGAACTATGATGTAGCTCGGCGAAAACCAATTGGAATGTGCACATTTTCGAATGCCCCAGGCTGACAGGTCAGAGCCGCTCTATGATAAGCTAAATCAAACATCCCAATATAAAGTCATGAGTGGATAAAACAAATTCATGTTGAAGCGGACTCATGTTGACTCTTCTTCAGTGAGCCCGGCGACCTGGTCGCTTCTGATGTGAGTGTTAAAATCTAAATCCTTTTCACATTTACCTATCATTGTGGCAAGTAccatctggaacctcagaccccactgttctagcatggttggtaacatttaaaaagaatgccattaaaaaaaccggtccccaaaaagacgaaccataacatttatttattgtttttgagcttttgacctttaaatttgaccttaaattgtgaacatgatgttggcaaccactggattctggaacctcagaccctactgacaacttctagcatggttgccaactttttaaaaagaatgctatgaaaatagagccccccaaaaagaggaaccataaaatgtattgtttttgagcttttgaccttcaaattggaccttaaattctaaatatgattttggcaaccactggatcctggaacctcagaccctactgttaacttctagcatggttgccaacatttaaaaaaaagaatggcatgaaagaagaggtccccaaaaagacaaaccataacatgtattttattgtttttgaggttctgaccttcaaatttgaccttaaattctgaatatgattttggcaaccactggattctggaacctcagaccctactgataacttctagcatggttgccaactttttaaaaagaatgctatgaaaatagagcccccaaatagacaaaccataaaatgcattgtttttgaccttttgaccttcaaattgtACCTTAAATTATTAATataattttggcaaccactggattctggaacctcagagccctctaataacttctagcatggttgccaactttttaaaaagaatgctatatgaaaatagagcccccaaaaaagacgaaccataaaatgtattgttttggagcttttgaccttcaaatttgaccttaaattctaaatatgattttggcaaccactggatcctggaacctcagaccctactgttaacttctagcatggttgccaacatttaaaaaaaaaagaatggcatgagaaaagaggtccccaaaatgacaaaccataacatgtatttattgtttttgaggttctgaccttcaaatttgaccttaaattctgaatatgattttggcaaccactggattctggaacctcagaccctattgttaacttctagcatggttgccaacatttaaaaaagaatgccatgaaaaaaagaagtccccaaaaagacaatccataacatttattattatttttgagcttttgaccttcaaatttgaccttaaattctaaatatgactttggcaaccactggattctggaacctcagaccctactgataacttctagcatggttgccaacttttttaaaagaatgctatgaaaatagagccccccaaatagacgaaccataaaatgcattgtttttgaccttttgaccaaCAAATTTGACCTTGAATTATGAATATGAGTTTGGCAACtgctggattctggaacctcagagccctctaataacttctagcatggttgccaacttttaacaaaaaatgccatcaaaagtgttttctaagcacatttcctgATGTTGGCCTGCCGACTAGTAGAGCTGTAACTCTTGAGCCGTAAAGAATGAGCCGCTACACTCTGGCTCTACTATATGACCAATCTGTATATTCCGTTAGAATGACAGAGCAGCTACTTCCAGAATCCCCCTTTGCCCAACTAAGGAATCCCCCTTTGCCCAACTAAGGATCGCAATAGTACTAGGAACGGTAGTACTCAACCTGAAGAGTGCTCTGTGGACTGAGTGTTGAGCATCTTACCACAAAGTACACAGACTACGAAGTTCACTGCATAGTCTGTAAAATCCTGGGCAATGAGAAGAGTCTAAGTAAGGATGAATTATAATCGAATCCTCCGGACAGAGTGTTGCCCAGTGAGCAACTGTGCCTCTGTTGCCATCTCTACAGCACACAAAGAACCACTGACACCATGAGACACTTTCAGCTtcacctccctctgtgtgtctcctgccctcctctttgtgtgtctcctaacagagctctgcacagacagcagtggaggacaGTGAGAGGATCTTCACTGAGATGATCCGCTCCATTGAGAGAAAGCGACATGAGGTGCAAACGCTGATCAGAGCCCAAGAGGCTGAGGTGAAGCAGGCTGAAGAACATCTGAAGCAACTGGAGCAGGAGATTAATGAGCTGAAGCAGAGTGATGCTGAACTGGAGAAGTTTACAAGCACAGAGGATGACATCTATTTCCTTGAGGTAATATTGACCTCTCCTCCTGAAACTGATATAACTGTCAACTTAGAGAGTATTCAGTTGATACCTTTATGTGCAACACATGACATGTCTATATGAACAgtttgtagatagatagatagatactgtattgatccccaaggggaactTCAAGATAATACAGTCTGTATATTTGCTGCATAATGTCCTAATGTGTGATGAAGTCAGAAAAAGTTTGTATGCCACATCTAGGAGAAAaaggtaatgtccgcaacactgataattgctcccggtttaatgaaaaaaatgcaacgtttgcttcatcaggcaaatggtGAACACATTTGTGAAAGGGTCATATAAAGGTCCAACAATCACCTGACTCACAATGTTACCTCCCTGTTTCACTAGGCCTGGTAGCCCCACTAATCACTCAATCAGAGTTACAAGTATCCAGTATAAACAGATTTGTCAGAAAGGGCTTACAGCCTTGAGGGGTAGATAGCattgcataataataataataataataaattttatttatattgcgctttacatcaaataaatgatctcaaagtgctacaatgcatacacacatacacacacaacaggataaAAGTAGCACCATAGAGGAAGTTAAAAGTAGCATAAAAATAGGCTAAAACCAGCATAAAACAGATAAAAAGTATTTAGTTAAAAGCTTTTCTAAAAAGATGAGTTTTTAGGCCTATCTTAAAAGAATCCACAGTCTGTGGTGCCCTTAGTTGGTCAGGGAGAGCATTCCACAGACTGGGAGCAGCAGAGCTAAAAGCACGGTCGCCCATGGTTCTTAACTTAGTTCTTTTTTTGCTGGAGGAGATGTGATTGTCCAGACCGGAGATGacgtgaggaggagtggggggggatgAGTTCTTTGAGGTAAGGGGGGGCAGAGCCATGGAGACACTGATGGGACAGAAGGGAAACCTTGTACTCGATCCTGGACTGAACTGGAAGCCAATGAAGGGATTTGAGGATGGGTGTGATATGCTGGAATTTCcgcaccctcatcaggatcctggcagcGCAGTTTTGGATGTACTGCAGCTGCTGGATGTTCTTGCTGGGGATCCCGATGAGGAGTgcgttgcagtagtccagcctggaggagataaaggcgTGGACAAGTTTCTCAGCAtcagggagagtgagtgaagggCGGAGTTTCGCAATGTTTTTGAGGTGAAAGAAGGAGGTTTTAcacagatgtttgatgtgggCCTCAAAAGTCAGGTGAGGGTCCATTTTGACACCCAGATTTGTGACTGAGGGTGAGAGGTGGATGTTGTGACCGGGGAGGGTGATGCTGGTGATAGTGGATGACCGGATCTGGTGTGGAGTGCCAACAAGAATAGCTTccgtttttgagctgttgagttGCAGGAAGTTCGCCTTCATCCAcgcctttatctcctccagacagGTGGAAACTGTGGTTAAAGCTGCAGAGGATGTTGGGTTTGTTTTTATGTAGAGttgggtgtcatcagcatagcaatGGAAAGACATTCCATGCCGGCTGATGACACTACCAAGGGGGAGCATGTACAGAGTGAAGAGGGTGGGGCCTAGGACTGAACCTTGAGGGACCCCACAGGTGACGGTGTGAGTAACTGAATATGCACCTGCCAGGGATACATATTCAGTTCTGTCAGTGAGATATGATGTGAACCAAGCCAGGGTGGAGCCAGAAAGTCCGATGGAAGAGTGGAGGCGGTGTAGAAGGATGAGGTGGTCAACGGTGTCGAATGCTGCGGtgaggtcaaggaggatgagaagagatggagagccagcatcagctgccagcagcaggTCATTGGTGACCCTGACCAGAGCAGTTTCCGTACTGTGGCCAGAGCGGAAACCAGACTGGAACTTCTCGTAAAAACTGTTTGTAGTGAGATGGTTGTGAAGTTGACCAGAGACCACCTTTTCCAACACTTTCGAAAGGAAAGGGAGATTGGAGATGGGGCGGTAGTTTGCAGGTGGTTCTGGGTCAAGAGTGGGCTTTTTGAGTAGTGGCTTGATGACAGCAATTTTCAGGGATGAGGGGACATGGCCGGACTGCAGGGACTGATTGATGATTATAAAGGTATAATTAATTACataataataaagaataaaatgaaaaaaccaaagaagaaacaaatgaaaaaaatttaatttttagaaaatacaaTTTTTAGAGAAGGACTGTCCCAAATGTCCAAAAAACCCCAAACAAattaagaagaaagaaagaaacattacatcacacagtacatacaaatCCTACAGGAATGGTTTAATGTAtgccacatctacacacacctaAACCCACTAATGCATAGTTATACCCCCACTGAATCAACTTATTTTATCTCATGATGTCTGCAGCCTTTGGGGAAACGGCCCTGACTGAATATCCAGGTGGCCTGTCTCAccttctgtgtttctctctgcagaGTGTTGTGTCAGTCACTGGTACTCCTTGCAGTACAGTACAATTTCAACCAGCACTCGTGATGCAGTCTGATAAAACACAACCCTGACTGAATATTCAGCTGCTCTGTATCATTTTATCTCTGTAGAATATCCCCTCCATCCCAAAAATCCCTCGTCCCAAAGACAGCATGACCTTCAGCCAGAGTTTCTCTCTTGAGGCTCTGGAGGAATTTCTCTCTACACTGAAGGTGCAGCTGAAGGAGGAGCTGGAAGGCATCGTCAAGCAGGAAGCAGGTTGGATAAACAGCTAGAACTGACATGATcagaaactacacacacatacacatcacacacacacacacacacacacacacacacacacacacacacacacacacacacacacgcacacactgtgatAGCCTCATGGTTTAGACATTTAATAGCAAATATAAgatcatctgtttttttttaatgtgagtTACTGTACATGGCATGTCATTAAGTTACATGCACTTCTACAACTAATATACAAAGCAAGATTTGAGTTGGCTTGTTCTGTAGATCCTGGGTAAATGAGTGTCTATGTGTTGGTTCCCAGATACTGATCCTGAACTCCCAGTCAGAAGAACAAACAGTAATGAGTTTATACCACCAAACAGTAAGTAtttactgactgactgattctAACAGTGTAACAGTTTAGCAAAGACATCAGTTTAGATAGTTTCACTGAATCTTTGTTAAAACCCTTATCTTagaggtatgagtgtgtgtctgggccaTAGAGTTAAGAAATTAATGCCCTTCATATTTTATGCATAAAAATGTCCTGAGAAGTTAATGAAGGGTGTAGTAAAAATGTAATAACTtgtattttctattttctaCTTTTTTAAATTTCCACTCTTTTACCATGTGTATTACTATCTAGCTTTCATGTAACCATCTTgccacctccccccctcccctgtttatgaaactcaataaacaataaaaaaaaaacatatctatAAAAGCAGCAAATACACTAGATCCTTATCTTTAAAAATGGACAAAGGAAGAAGCTGATGTAGATCAGAGATAGAGAATTCAGCTTTCAAAAAAGCAACCTTAAAATGTGCTCCAAACCAGTAGACTACACCCATTACTTCTGCAGTAGTCTTGTGATAATGAATTGATAGTGGTGAGTTAGAAATGAATGTCCTAAACATGCCCTTAATGAACCTGAAGGGTTCTTGAATGAGTTCACCTCCATGTGTATTTGTCAATGGGAGGTTGGAGGCCTTTAAGATTTAAATGCAGTAGCTGGGGACTTATAGAAGGAGAAATGTGTGTTATAATGAACATAACGAAAGAATGAAATGTATTCAGAGTGCAGCCTTTTCTCCTTTCCTGTTTTAAGTTATAAGGTGTTATAATCAGGTATATGAGTAGTTCGGTCCAGCACTCTGAGAAACTACAATATATTGATAATTATTCTAATAATAATGTATTAACTTAACATATATAGAAGGAGGAAAGGTGtgtaattatgaaaataatgaaataatgaaatgcATGCAAAGTGTAgccttttctccttttctgttaTAAGTTATAAGGTCGGTGGTATATGAGTAGTTCTGTCCAGCAGTCTGAGAAACTATACAAATAATTGATTGAAGCGTGCATCTGTATCTGTGCATAGTGATGTTCACACTGTGGGCACAGTGTTTGATGATTCATTAATTACACAAAATGACTTATAAATGTGTTGTACCCAGTTGGTTTTTGGTAATTCAGTGCATACTATACCCACTTATTTGACCCTTTTGCTCTGCGGTTTTGTTGGGTTAAGGAATTGATTGAAATGGTTCGATTACATTAAAATGAATCATCATTTAGCTGGCACTATAACTACAGGAACTGCTGCAGCAACTTGGGGTTAGGTGCCCTGCTCAGAGGCACAATGGTGGCAGCCCCTGGGATCAAACTCACAACCTTGAGGTGTTCCATTTGGAAGCTCCTGAACCACTAGACCAGCAGCCCCCACATCTGCAGGTATTCTGAACCTGCTCTCCCCATCCTGATGAAGATCAGTGATGCTTGAATGAGTGCATCTCCATCCTCACTTTGGTTCAAGATTGGTTAGTTATAATGCATTTCTTCTTTCTCAGTGTCTGATGTCCAGGCTGTTTCTACTGAGCCAGTAACCAGAGAGGAgttcttaaagtgtaagttgGTCTGGTCTACAAACACTGAGACAAAgtgtcattcagtcattcaacacacacacacacacacacacacacacgcgcgcacacacgcgcacgtacacgcgcacgcacacgcacacacacacacacacacacacacacacacacacacacacacacacacacacacacacacacacacaaatataatcacacacacaaacacacacacacacacacacacacacacacacacacacaacacagtgaaacacactcacatctgcACTTGCACTCAATCATTATTCAAACAAAGATGTAcagaatcaaacacacacacggctattcACACTTTTGAAGTTTTGAGTACAGACACTAGAATCTCAACAATAAATCAATTttgtaccatacacacacatatatgaacaacactcacacacactgaaacataatGTTTAACATTTTCAATAGAAGCACTGaagcacactactgtatatttacacttGGATATAGTCATTCATGCAAAAATGTtcatattcacacacgcacacacacacaccaaacacacacacacacacacacacacatacataaaaataCAAATCTAACTTTGTCCACCCTTCTCCCTCATCAGACTCCTGTCACTTCACACTggatccaaacacagcacagagaaacctccatctgtctgaggggaacaggagggtggagaggagagatgagctCCAGTCATATCCTGAtcatccagagagatttgatgtgTGGtggcaggtgctgtgtagagagggtgtgtctggacgctgctactgggaggtggagtggagtgggcaggGGGTTGATATAGCAGTCtcatataaaagcatcagcaggaaAGGACTGGGTATAGAGTGTATGTTTGGACGTAATGACCAGTCCTGGATGCTGCAGTGCTACAGCTACAGCTCCAGCTACTCTTTCTGGCACAATAATGAAGAGACTaaactccctctagtggccagctccagaataggagtgtatgtggatcacggggcaggaactctggccttctacagcatctctgacacaatgaccctcctgcacagagtccagaccacattcactcacacactctaccctgGGTTTTGGCTATACACTGGATCATCATTGAAACTGTTTTAACACACACCATATGGAGCAGGACAGAAATGTAAAGACCCCACATACAGATAGATGCTgttatcacatacacacacacacacacacacacacacacacacacacacacacacacacacacacacacacacacacacctcatcagctGCCTGAGATTCTGTGTTCTTGGGGAATGATGTGTTGATGAGCCCAGTTTTTCACCCCCTCTGATCCTCTCCCACAAtccatttcctctccctcctgctccccctagccctccttcccctcctccagcTGTTCAGGCCTTTAGGCCCTCTGTGATTGGACACACATCTGATGGAAAGTCTGATATGAAGCATGTTATATTTCACTGACAAAGGAAACCTTTGCCAATCTGTATTCaacaaattatttttaaaataataaataattgcCTCTAAATATACATAGTCCTGTGATATGTATTGGGTTTTACAATGTTTTTTGGTTAAATGTACATGTTAAATgactaaataaataacaatgcaCACATGATCACATTTTTAGAAGTCATTACTTAATTTGCTTATCTTAGGACATGTGTGGAAATTATAACAAAAAAGATCATGAAAACAATAAACCTCTTGAAAGCAATcaattgtgcatgcatgtctatGAGAAAGACAACATCAGAGGATGTAGCCTTTTTTTATCAACTGTTTATTGATTTTCATAAACACGggaatgggggagggggggtggcaaGACGGTTACATGAAAGCTAGATAGGAAACCAAACACATGGTAAAAGAGTGGAAATAAAAACAAGtagaaaatagaaaatacaAGATTATTAAGTttttacagaaaaaaagcaCTCAACAGCCATATGTATTTCACACATAAAGGCAACTCATTGCACAAGGGGCATGAGATCTTGGACCCTGCATATTAATGCCTCCCATTTTTGCAGGGTGGATACCTGGGGACATGTGTAAACAACAAGAAAGATAATATGATGAAAAACAAAGCCCTattgaaaacaatacattttgcatgcatgtgtatgagaaagACAACACAATCTATCTGACTCTGATCCCAGATCAGAATGTTGACATCATCTGTGTTCTGTGGGAGAGCAGAGACTCACCCTGAGTGGCTGCATGTGTGCAAtggagctgatgtgtgtgtctacacttaTGGGGTGTTGGTTCCGGTTAGACGTGTGAtaatatgaaaataaataattatgcaGATTTATGTTGGTGATGATACATCCTCCACATACGTCATTTCATACATCCTTCACATCTTGGCAGGTTTCAAATTAACTTTAATAAACTCTTTTGGGAAAGTAACATTCtagaaaatgtttttatttttttttgctttgtttttctaaCGGACATTCATATCTATTTAGGCTAGGACTTGTATGTGTTCTTGATATTTTAAACTGCATTGATTCATTTTTCATTCCCAGTAGGCGTTCAAGGAGGCATATCTCCAGTGGGGAAAGGTACAGGGGTATCCTAAATTCATCCAAGTTATCCACTATCAGGTCCATGTAGCATTGAATGCTCTATGTCCTCAATGAATCTGCTAAATATACCTTTCTACTGCATTATATTTCTTGTCCAAAATAGCAGAGCAACGTGACAACAAAATATAGACGTGTTTATTTATTACCCAAGCAGTCTCTACTCTCTGGGTGAGCACCAATCCTTTAGATGAGTATAGAATCACATCACTCTGAAAAAATATTGTGCATCATTCTACTAACAGACATCAGACATCTTGTTACAGCCCACAGACTCCTGAGTTGTTCTCCAATAATATCTCCAAACGAGGGAgaattaaaacaataaaaatacaATACAGGTTTTAGAGCAGGATGATATTTCAACTAGTTACTGGTTTACACTACATTTTTGCTTGTCACACAATTTTCTAAACATAACTTCCAAACAGCACAATCTCACACAGCATCTGCAAAGCCTTCACTAATACATCTCTGTGCACTTgctgctccacctgctccacctGAAGTCCAGCACCAACGGCTTCCACGGGCCCAAGCTGGgcgcggaggtgtgtgtgatccaCATGAGCCTGGCACTGGCCTTCATCTAGCTGCTCTTCCTGGCGGCCGAGCTCTACGTCCACTAGCTGatctcacagcagcagcagaacgtGCTGGTCAtcactgtcctcctctcctctacgtcCACTACCTGatctcacagcagcagcagaatgtgCTGGTCATCCCCGTCCTCCTCTACGTCCACCAGCTGatctcacagcagcagcagaacgtGCTGGTCATCACCGTCCTCCTCTCCTATACGTCCACTAGCTGatctcacagcagcagcagaacgaGCTGGTCATCaccgtcctcctctcctctacgtcCACTAGCTGatctcacagcagcagcagaacgaGCTGGTCATCaccgtcctcctctcctctgcgtcCACTAGCTGATCTCACAGCAGAACCAGAACGTGCTGGTCATCaccgtcctcctctcctctactgtaCGTCCACTAGCTGatctcacagcagcagcagaacgtGCTGGTCATCACCGTCTTCCTCTCCTCGCTCTACTCGGCCGTCTGCGGACTCGTGCTCGTCCACGGCAAGAAGAGCCACTGGAAGGAGCTGCTGCACCTCTACAGCCTCACGCTGGACAGGTACACCTGCCTCACCTGTCTGAAGGCACCTGAGCAGACACCAGACTCCAGCGGGGCTACTTCTCATTAAGGGCCCCACCCAAAGCACATAAATATTTACCGTGTCGTGACCATGAACTACCGTGGTGTCCTCATATGCAGCCTGTGCTTGCTGCCATTATGctgttacctgtgtgtgctgtcagacTTCACACCACCGACGTCTGCAGGTTTTTT contains:
- the LOC134089385 gene encoding tripartite motif-containing protein 16-like produces the protein MADSTSLKKICSRHKKKLEIFCRNDQIFICSQCKMDEHKGHETVSAAEERRNKQGELKETQRRFQQRIQQSEKEMQELRKAVEERTKSSAQTAVEDSERIFTEMIRSIERKRHEVQTLIRAQEAEVKQAEEHLKQLEQEINELKQSDAELEKFTSTEDDIYFLENIPSIPKIPRPKDSMTFSQSFSLEALEEFLSTLKVQLKEELEGIVKQEADTDPELPVRRTNSNEFIPPNSKYLLTVSDVQAVSTEPVTREEFLKYSCHFTLDPNTAQRNLHLSEGNRRVERRDELQSYPDHPERFDVWWQVLCREGVSGRCYWEVEWSGQGVDIAVSYKSISRKGLGIECMFGRNDQSWMLQCYSYSSSYSFWHNNEETKLPLVASSRIGVYVDHGAGTLAFYSISDTMTLLHRVQTTFTHTLYPGFWLYTGSSLKLF